The sequence CGGCTGTCGGTGTTGCTATCGGCGAGTGCAGCCCAGGCCTGCGGGCTGGAGACGGATGCTGCCAGGCGTCCCGAGGACATCCGCTGAGGTCTCGGACCGGCGTCGCCAACTAAAGTCGCCTCTTCGCCAGCCGTTATAGGCGGCAACCGCAGAGTGGCGCCAAGAGTGCTTCTGCGCGGCTTCTCTCCCTTGGGGCGCTCATGAAAGAACTCATCCTTGTCCTGTTGTGTGGTCTGGTCGTCGGTGCCGTGGGCGCGTTGGCCGCTCTGTCGGGGAACATCTGGCTGATCGCCGTGGTGACGGGCGTGGTCGCGGCCGTGCTGGTAGGCGGTCTGGCGGTCCTGCGCCGGCGCGCCGTTCGCCGGCTCGCGGGTCTCGTCGAACAGATCAACCGCGATGGTGATCTGGGCCGCGGTGTTGCGGTAAGCGATCCGTCCTTGCGGGCGGTGGGCACGGCGATGGACGAGTTGCTGGACGTGCTGCAGGGAATGGTAGCCAAGACAGTCACGGACGCCGGGCAGATCGAGTCCGCAGCCAAGCGCTTGGGCGAGGATTCAAGCGAAGCGCTGGGTCGCTCCCGGCTGCAGCGGGACGCGGCTGAACAGATGGGAACCGCCATCGAGGAAATGACCGGCACCATCTACGACGTGGCCGAACATGCCTCCCAGACGACCCGCATCGCGCAGGAGGCGCGCGAGCTGTCGGTCCGCGGCAAGGGAGTGGTCGCCGAGGTGTCGCGCGAGATCGAGGAGACGGCCCAGCAAGTGGAAGCCTCCGCGACGGTGGTGGCGTCCTTGGGCGAGCGCTCGCAGGCCATTGGCGGCATCGTGCGGGTGATTCACGAGATCGCTGACCAGACCAATCTGCTCGCGCTCAATGCCGCGATCGAGGCGGCCCGCGCGGGCGAGCAGGGGCGCGGCTTCGCAGTGGTGGCGGACGAGGTGCGCAAACTGGCCGAGCGGACCGCGACTGCGACAGGCGAGATCAGCAAGGTCATCGCCGACATCCAGCAGGAAACCGCGCGCGCAATCGGCGCCATCGAGGCGGGCTCCAGCAAGGCGCGTGACGGGGCGCTCAAGGCGCGCGAGGCTGCCGACGCCCTCGATGCGATCGAGTCAGGCGCGCACTCGACTCTCGAAAAGGTCGAGTCCATCGTCTCGGCCATCCAGGGCCAGAGTCGCGAAGCGGAGCGCCTGCACGGTTCGGTGCAACGGATCGTGCAGATCGCGGACCAGAACCTGGAGGGTTCGCAGAGAACGCAGCAGGATTCGACCCGCCTGGAGCATCTCGCGACCAACCTCGCCGAGATCAACCGGGTCTTCAAGCTGGGCGAATCAGGCCAGCGCGCCGCCGCCGTGCATGCGCGCATGCCCGCTGTCGCGCGGGAAGCGGCCGCGCGCGTTGGCGCCACGCTGGACGCGGCGATCAGCGGTGGCCGGTTGGCCGAAGGGGATATCTTCGACCAGAACTACAAGCCGATCCCGGATACCCAGCCGCAGAAGTTCCACACCCGCTTCGATGGCCTGACGGACGAGCTCCTGCCACCGGTCCAGGAGCCGCTGCTGGAGCAGTATCCGGAGCTCGTCTACGCGGGTGCGGTAGACAGGAATGGCTATTTCCCGACCCACAACAAGCGCTTCACCCAGCCCTTGACCGGCGACCCGGCCAAGGACGTGGTCGGCAACCGCACCAAGCGGATCTTCGATGACCCCGTGGGCAAGCGCTGTGGTGCCCATGAGCTCGAATTCCTGGTGCAGACCTACCGTCGCGACACCGGCGAAGTGATGCATGACATCTCGGCCCCCATCTACGTCCGTGGCCAGCACTGGGGCGGATTTCGAATCGGTTACAGGGCTTAACGTTGCTGGCTCAAGTTGAGAGATACCCTGCCGTAAGTGTTATCGACGCCTGCGCACTAAGCGCGGCACGGAAATAAAGGCCGAGTTGGAGAGAGGCATGTCCGAACTGCTCAAGAGTGTTGACGCAAGAACCCGGCTGGCCGGTACGAACAAACTGGAAATCCTGCTCTTTTCGCTAGGCGAGGACACGCGCACCGGACGACGCGAGACCTTCGGGATCAACGTCTTCAAAGTGCGCGAAGTGATGCGCACGCCGGCGATCACCGCAGCCCCCGACATGCAGGATTCGGTGGAAGGCATGGTTTCGCTGCGCGGCCAACTGGTGCCGGTGGTGGACCTTGCGAAGTACGCCAACGTGAATCGCGAAGGTCGTCGCGACATCATGATCGTGACGGAATACAACGGCCACACGCAGGGCTTCCTGGTCGAGTCGGTGGACAACATCCTGCGCCTGGACTGGTCACAGATGCGCGTGCCGCCCGAAATGACCAGCAACCGTCTGGGCGGGCTGGTGACTGCGGTGACCGAGCTCGACGACGGTCGCCTGATCATGATGCTCGACGTCGAAAAGGTGCTCTCCGAGACCACCAAGTACGACGACGACTTCATGTTCAAGGACATCCCCAAGGTGCGTCGCGAGGATGCGACCGTCTTCTACGCGGACGACTCCTCGGTCGCGCGCAAGCAGATCGAACGCACGCTGGGCCTGATGGGCGTGCGTGCCCTCGGGGCGGTCAACGGGCGTGCGGCCTGGGACGATCTGCAGCGCATGGCGCAGCACGCCGAGGTCACCGGCCGCAAGGTCAAGGAAATGGTCAACGTGATCCTGACCGACATCGAAATGCCGGAGATGGATGGCTACATCCTGACGCGCCGGATCAAGACCGATCCGCGTTTCGAAGGCATTCCCGTACTGATGCATTCGTCGCTCTCGGGCATGTCGAACCAGGCCCTTGGCAAGTCCGTGGGCGTGGACAACTACGTATCCAAGTTCGAGCCGCACCGTCTGGCGGAAGCGCTGCTGGAATTCATCGACGGCGCATCGGCCGAGGCCGGCCGCTGAGCGGCCCGCGCCGAGCCGCGGAATCGCCACAGACACGTATGCAACCCGGGCAGCATTGAGGGAACGGCAAATGGAGCTCACCCAGGAAAACAACCTTCTCGAAAGCGTCGACGCACGCACCAAGCTTGCGGGCTCGAACCGCATGGAGATCCTGCTGTTCTCGCTCGGCACGAGCGAGACCTTCGGCATTAACGTCTTCAAGGTGCGGGAAGTTTCGAAGGCGCCCTTCATCACCAAATCGCCCAACATGCCCGCTGGCGTAGAGGGGCTCATTTCCCTGCGTGGCAACGTGATACCGGTGCTCTCGCTCGGTCGCATCCTCGGGCTGCAGAAGCCGGACGCGCCCCTGGGGGAATCGATGATGGTGACCGAGTACAGCAAGCACACGCTGGGTTTCCTGGTCGAGGACGTGGACCGGATCATCCGTGTGGAGTGGTCCAAGGTGCGCCAGCCCGAGAGCCTGAGCTCGGGCGCAGGGAACTACATCACCGCGATCACGGAGCTGCCGGACGGTCGCCTGGTCTCCATCCTCGACGTCGAAACCATCCTCGCGAACACCTTCGGCGAAGCTCCCATCGGCCAGATCGCGCCGCTGGGCAAGCAGGAAGAAGCGAACATCTTCTTCGTCGACGATTCGGCGGTTGCCCGTCGCAAGATCAGTGAAGTGCTGGAAAAGCTCGGCGTCCGCCACAAGCACGCCATGAACGGGCAGGAAGCCTGGACGCGTCTGGAAGGCATGGCCACTCATGCACAGATGCAGAAGCGCAGCCTGGCCGACGAACTCGATCTCATCCTGGTCGATGCCGAAATGCCGGAGATGGATGGTTACGTCCTGACCCGCCACATCAAGCTGGACGCGCGCTTCAACGGCATTCCGGTCGTCATGCACTCCTCGCTCTCTTCCGAGGCTAACCGTGCCATGGGCCGCTCGGTCGGCGTAGATGCCTACGTCGCCAAGTTCGATGCCGAAGTGCTCGCCGACACCCTTCGTCCGTATCTGCTCAAGCAACACAGGGAATAACCCCCGGAGAATCAAATATGTCCGATCCCAAAATGAAATTCCTTGTCGTCGACGATTTTTCGACCATGCGCCGGATCGTGCGCAACCTGCTCAAGGAACTGGGCTACACGAACGTGGACGAGGCCGAGGACGGCGCCGTCGGGCTGCAGAAACTGCAGGGCGGCGGGTTCGACTTCGTGGTGACCGACTGGAACATGCCCAACATGACCGGTATCGAACTGCTGCAGGCGATCCGCGCCAACGCTCAGCTCAAGGACCTGCCGGTGCTGATGATTACGGCCGAGGCCAAGAAGGAAAACATCATCCTCGCCGCACAGGCCGGTGCCAGCGGCTACATCGTCAAACCCTTCACGGCTGCGACGCTTTCCGAAAAGCTCGGAAAGATCTTCGAAAAGCTCGGCAAGTGATCGCGGTTCGTCCGCACTCGCTCCATACCAGATAGAGATACGGGAGCCTGAAAATGGCAAAACGTCCCACGAACGACGCGTCCGGTGACAACGACGACCTGCAGGCCCTGTTCGACAGCATCGCCAGCGAATCCGCTCAGCCCAAGCCTGCGCCCGCCGCCGCGGCCGATTCCGGCGGCGGCGACAACGATGAGCTGCAGGCCCTGTTCGACTCCGTGGCCTCCAATCAAGGCGATGCCCCGAACGTGATCGAAGGCCAGGCGCGTGAAGTGCCCAGCGATGCACCGCAGACCGCCGAAGAAAAGCGCGACTCGGTGTTTCACAAGATCGGGCAGATGACTCGCGTCCTGCACGACACCTTGCGCGAGCTCGGTTATGACCGCGTGCTGGAAGAGACTGCGCGCCAGATTCCGGACGCACGCCAGCGCCTGAACTACATCGCGAGCATGACCGAGCAGGCGGCAAGCCGTGTGCTCAACGCGACCGACGTGGCCAAGCCGATCCAGGAGCAGCTCCAGACGGACGCCGAGGCGCTCAACGAACGCTGGAACAAGCTCTACGCGAAAGAGCTGTCCGTCGACGACTTCAAGGCCCTGGCGGGCGAGACGCATGCCTTCATCGGCAAGGCGGCCAACGACGCCAAGGTGGTCGACGCCCAGCTGCTCGAGATCATGATGGCCCAGGACTTCCAGGACCTGACCGGTCAGGTGATCAAGAAGATCGTCGACATGGCTGCGGTCCTCGAAGACGGCCTGCTGAACGTCCTCATCGAAGTGATGCCGGACCACAAGCGAAGCTCGGCGAGCGAAGGTCTGCTCAACGGCCCGGTCGTGAGCAGCGAAGGTCGCGAGGACATCGTGGCCAATCAGGAGCAGGTCGACGATCTGCTCGAAAGCCTTGGATTCTGAGCACGGACTGAAACGTCCGTGCGTGGTGGTAACCCGATTGAAACTGATTTGCCGATGCGGAGCGCGTCATGAGTGAATTTGGCGGCATGGAAGACCTGCTGCAGGACTTCCTGATCGAGGCCGGCGACCTGCTGTCCGGTGTCGACAACAAACTCGTGGATCTCGAGCGTGCGCCCGGTGACACTGGACTGCTCAACGAGATCTTCCGCGGCTTCCATACCATCAAGGGTGGGGCCGGGTTCCTCAATGCGACGGAGCTGGTGACCCTGTGTCACCTCACCGAGAACCTGTTCGACAAGCTGCGCAACGTCGAGCTGCGGGTCACGCCGGAGATGATGGACGTGATCATGGCGGCGACCGGTTCGGTGCGCGACATGTTCGGCTACCTCGAACGCGGCGTGCAGCCGCCGGCCGCGGACCGCGGCCTGATCGAGGACCTCAAGCTTGCGATCGCCGGGCAACTGGTCGCTGGCACGCCCAAGGCCGCTCCGGTGGCTGCGCCGACCAAGGAAACCGCGCTGGTGCCGGTGGTCCGTGCGGCGGTGGGTGCAGATGGCCTGGACTGGGACGCGCTCTACGCCGCAGTGACCGGCGCGGCCGCACCAGCGGTCGTCGAGGATTCCCTGCTGGGCAAGGACCCGGAAGAGATCATTACGGCCGCGATCGGCCGCCGCGCTTCGGACAAGCCGGGCTACGGCGGTCCTGTGGGGCGCCGCGAGGGCGAGCGCCAGCGCGACAATTCGATCCGCGTGGATACCGCGCGCCTGGACCAGGTCCTGAACCTGTCCGGCGAAATCGGCCTGACCAAGAACCGCCTGAACGCCTTGCGCTCGGACATCCTGGCCGGTCGCGCAGATTCCGAAACCCTGCATGCGCTCGACGTGGCGGTGAGCCAGCTCGATCTGCTGGTTTCCGACCTGCAGAACGCGGTCATGAAGACGCGGATGCAGCCGATCGGACGCCTGTTCCAGAAGTATCCGCGTATCGCACGCGACCTCGCGCGTGGTCTGGGCAAGGACGTCGAGCTGCAGCTGCTCGGTGAAGAGACCGAAATCGACAAGACGATGATCGAGGATCTCTCAGATCCGATCATCCACCTGATCCGCAACGCGGTAGACCACGGTGTCGAGCCGATCGGTGATCGCCTCTCGGCGGGCAAGCCGGAGAAATCCATCGTGCGCCTGGAGGCGCGCCAGGAGGGCGACCACATCGTCATCATCGTGGCTGACGACGGCCGCGGCATGAACGCGGAACGCCTGCGTGCCAAGGCGGTGGAGAAAGGCCTCATCTCCGACGAGGAGGCCAACGTCATGGACGAACGCCAGAGCTACAACCTGGTGTTCCTGCCCGGATTCTCGACGGCGGCGCAAGTGTCCGACGTGTCGGGTCGCGGTGTCGGCATGGATGTGGTGAAGACCAACATCCTGAAGCTCAACGGCACGATCGACATCCGTTCCGCGCAGGGCAAGGGCACGACTTTCACGATCTCGCTGCCGCTGACCTTGGCGATCCTGCCGGTGCTGGTGGTGCGGCTGGCCGATCAGCCCTTCGCCGTTCCGCTGTCGATGGTTCGCGAGATCCTGCCGATCGAAGCTCAGCACGTGCAGGAAGTTGGCGGCCGCGCGACGATGGTGGTGCGCGGCGAGGTGTTGCCGATCTACACGCTGTCGGGCCTGCTCGGCTGGCCGCAGGACTACACGCCCGAATACGGTGTCCTCATGCAGACGGCCGAGCGCAACTATGTGCTGGCAATCGACACCTTCGCCGGTCGCGAGGATGCGGTCATCAAGTCGCTCGACGCTTTCCGCCCGAAGGGCGTGGCAGGGGTGACGACGCTGGCCAACGGTCAGATCGTACTGATCCTCGACATGAAGGAACTGCTCGCTACCTCTCTGGAGCAGGGCGGCACCACCCGCGAGGAGCTGCTGCGCAAGCGCCTGGCCGTGGCGGCCTGAGCCGCGGCGCGCGACAGCACGCGAAATCATGCCGGCATCAAAAGAAAAGGCCGCTCGTTGAGCGGCCTTTTCTTATTGCATTCGTCAGGTTTGCAGCGGATGAACCCGCGCGGCAGCTGTCGCGCCTAGGGTCAGCGAACAGAAGTCTCGTTGGCCGACATGGCCGACGGCGCGTTGTCACCTTCGAGCAGCCGGCGCGCGCCCTTGAAGCGGGCCCGCCAGTAGTCGCTGTCCATACTCTCGACGCGGACCTTGCCACCGGCGGAAGGCGAGTGGAGGAACTGGTTGTCGCCAAGATAGATGCCGACGTGCGAGAAGGTCTGGCGCATCGTCTTGAAGAAAACCAGGTCGCCCGGCTTGAGTTCAGAGCGCTTGACCTGTTCGCCGCGCTGGGCGATTTCCTTCGCGGTGCGCGGCAGGTCCAGACCCAGGGCATCGGAGAACACGCGGCGCACGAGGCCGCTGCAATCGAAGCCGCTTTCCGGGGTCGTGCCGCCAAAGCGATAGCGGATCCCCAGATACTGCAGGCCGGCGCTCATGAGCTGTTCCACGCCACCTTGGTCGGCTGCCGGCGCAGGCGCGGGCAGGGCTGCTTCCGGAGAAGCAACGACTTCGGTGGGGGCTGCCTGGGCGGCACTGCCAAGGCATGCAAACAGGATGATCAGCCGCTGAGCGGTCTTAAAACGCATCGGCGGACTTTAACGGTGGATGACAGCCAAGTAAACCCTTGATTTGTATCGCTGAGCGGTGCATGCGTGCCGCTCATCGGTCATGGACGGGCACCACTCTTCCCGCTGTAGGAAGCCGGCCTACAATCGCGCCCACCCGAGATTGCGGGTGCCTACGGAACGTGCCGAATCCATGCTCGTTGCAGGACTGCTGATCTTCCTGGGGCTTCTCAGCCTCTGCGTCTGGCTGTATCTGCGCAGCCGCGATTCATTTGCCCGCATGCGCGACGAAAGTGCCGCGCGCGAGGCGCAGTTTTTCGCCGCGACGGCCGCCGCAGCGGCGGGCAAGGACGTACCCGCGTCCGAAGCGAATTCACCTTTGCCTGAGCTGAGTCTGCGCGAGAGCTCCGTGCTCGACCGGCAGGAACGCCTGGTCTATCTGCTGCTCAAGGTGGCGCTGCCCGAGTGCGAAATTCTTGCGCGCGTTGACGCCTTGCGCCTGCTGCCGCTCACCGAGGGGATCTCGCCCTTTGTCATCGATTTCATGGTGTGCGGTAGGGACTTCAAGCCGCTGGCGGCGATTGACCTGGATCGGTCGGAGCGCCCGGAGGTCGCGGGTCGGGCACGGCGTGTGCAGCTCCTGCGGCGCGCGGGGTTGCGGTTCCTGGTCTGGCGCTTCGACGAGCTGCCGGCCCGCGCAGACGTGCGCCCGTTGGTGCTCGGTCAGACCTGACCGGCTGACTTGCGTTCTTCGCGGTAGCGCCGGTCGAGCCGGTTCATCAATACGGTGTGCACCGCAACGATCGCGAGGAATACCAGCAGCGCGCCCTGCGCTGCGAAGTAGAAGCCCAGCGGAAAGCCCATGAAACGCCATTGATTGAGCGTTCCGGGCATGAGGCTGGTCACTACGGTGACCGCCAGCCAGACCAGCAGCAAACTCAGCGTAAGGACCAGCGTGCGCCGCCAGTGGCGGCGCACGACAGGATCGCGCTGGCTGGCCGGCGCTTCGTTCAAAGCACTTCGCCCGCCCAGTCAGCGAGGCGGGAGCGCTCGCCACGTTGCAGGGTGATGTGCCCGTTGTGCTTCCAGCCTTTGAAGCGGTCGACCACGTAGGTCAGGCCGGAGCTGCCCTCGGTGAGGTAGGGGGTGTCGATCTGCGCGATGTTCCCGAGACATACGACTTTGGTGCCCGGGCCCGCACGGGTGATCAGCGTCTTCATCTGCTTGGGCGTCAGGTTCTGCGCCTCGTCGATGATCAGGAACTTGTTGATGAAGGTCCGGCCGCGCATGAAGTTGAGCGACTTGACCTTGATCCGGGTGCGGATGAGGTCCCGCGTGGCCGCGCGGCCCCAATCGCCGCCGTAGTGGCCGCCTTCCTCGGCGTTGCCATTGAGTACGTCGAGGTTGTCTTCCAGCGCACCCATCCACGGGGCCATCTTTTCCTCTTCCGTCCCGGGCAGGAAGCCGATGTCTTCGCCGACCGGCACGGTTACGCGGGTCATGATGATCTCGCTGTAGCGCTTGGTCTCCAGCACCTGCGTGAGCCCTGCTGCGAGTGTGAGCAAGGTCTTGCCGGTGCCGGCCTGCCCGAGCAGGGTGATGAAGTCGATCTCCGGATTCATCAGCAGGTTGAGCGCGAAGTTCTGCTCGCGGTTACGCGAGGTGATGCCCCAGACGTTGTTCTTCTGGTGGCTGAAGTCGATCAGCGTCTCCAGCGTCGTGACCGGGCCGTTGCGGTCTTTGACCCAGGCGTAGAGCGGCTTCTCGCCCTCCTGGAAGACGAACTCGTTGATCTGCAGTTCCGCAGCCAGCGGGCCGCGGACCCGGTAGAAAGTCCGTCCGTTCTCCTTCCACGACTCCATGCCCTTGCCGTGGGTTTCCCAGAAGTCCGCCGGCAGCTCACGCAGGCCGGCGTAGAGCATGTCGGTGTCTTCGAGGACCTTGTCGTTGAAGTAGTCCTGCGCTTCCAGGTTCATCGCACGCGCCTTGATGCGCATGTTGATGTCCTTGGAAACCAGGATCACCGGTCGATCGGCGTGCAGTTTCTGCAGGTGATAGACAACGGCCAGGATCAGGTTGTCAGCCTTGCCGGTGGGCAGGTTTACCGGGAGTTCCGAAGGAATCGCCTCGGTCTGCAGGAACAGGCGTCCGCTTGCCAGTTCCTTCGAAGGGCCTGCCAGTGGGATGCCGGCCTCGATCGCTTCGGGCGCGGTCGACACGATCTCGTCCATGGTCCGGCTCGCCTGGCGCACGTTGCGCGAGACTTCCGACATGCCTTTCTTGTGCGCGTCGAGTTCTTCCAGGGTCTGGATCGGCACGAAGACATCGTGCTCCTCGAAGCGGTAGAGGCAGGTCGGGTCGTGCATCAGCACGTTGGTGTCCAGCACGAAGAGCTTGATTCTCGTGTCGGTGGAGTCGGTGGCTTTCGGTTGGCGTTTGGCGTTCATGGCGGGCTCGCTAACAAAGGCGTTGGGCAGAATCAATAACCGGAAGCTCAAGGTCGGGAGATCGTGTCGAGCACCTCCTGGGCATGCCCGGGAACCTTCACGCCTCGCCATTCGTGGCGCAGGATTCCCTGCTTGTCGATAAGGAAAGTGCTGCGCTCGATGCCGCGCACCTGCTTGCCATACATGTTCTTCATCTTCATGACGCCATAGGCCTGGCAAGCCGCCTCGTCCGGATCGGACAGCAGCTCGAAGGGGAAGCCCATCTTGGTCTTGAAGTTCTCGTGGGTGCGTACGCTGTCGCGCGAGATACCCAGGACGACGCAATCCCGGGCCGCAAACTGCTCGTGCAGGTCGCGGAACTGCTCACCTTCCTTGGTGCAGCCGGGGGTGTTGTCTTTGGGGTAGAAGTAGAGGACGACGATGCGGCCTGCGAGGCCGGCGAGGGAGATAGTCTGGTTGCCGGTGGCGGGGAGTGAGAAGGCCGGTGCGCTCTGGCCGATCATTGCGGTCTCCGTGGTACGAGCGACCTCAGATTAGCCGAGCGCCGCCTGCGCCGCAATCGTCCATCCCCGGGCGGAATCCGATAAGCCTTATCGGGCTTCGATGATCAGGGCCGCTGCCACGTTGCGGCCTTCGCCGGCCAGGATGTTGTAAGTGCGACAGGCGGCTGCGGTATCCATGATCTCGAAGCCGCGTCCGCTTTCGATCAGCGGACGGAGCAGGGCGGGCGAGGGAAAGCGTTGCCGCGAACCGGTGCCGATCACCGTTACGGTGGCGCCGATCTCGGCGACCTTCTGGAAATCGGCCTCGGTCAGCGCGGCGAACCCGAGTTCCGCCCAGGGCTCGACCAGCGCTTTCGGGGTCAGGATCAGGCCGCGTCCCTTGTTTTCCCCGTTGATGGCGACGAATCCGGCGCCTTGGGCGGTAATGACGTTCATGCCCTCGGGGCGGTCGAGATCCAGATTCATGGAGACGTGCGCGATTTGCGGCTAAGGGGCTGGCGGGCTACGATTATAACCTTTTGATTTTCGGCGCCCCGTCCGCATTCCGGGCGTCTGGCAGGGCCGGAAATCCTTCAAGGAGAGCCTCATGAGCACGGGTAAGGTAGCGCAGGTACTGTCGGGTGACTTCGGGGCGGGCGAGTCCGCCGCGATTGCCCGCGCGGCGCGCCCCGTGAGCAAGTCCGCCAAGCTCGCCAACGTCTGCTACGACATCCGCGGCCCGGTTCTCGCCCGCGCCAAGCAGATGGAAGAAGAAGGCAACAAGATCATCAAGCTCAACATCGGCAACCTCGCCGTGTTCGGGCTGGAGCCGCCGGAAGAAATCGTCCGCGACATGATCCGCAACCTGCCTGACGCGGCGGGCTACACGGACTCCAAGGGCCTCTTCGCCCCGCGCAAGTCGATCATGCATTACACGCAGGAGAAGCAGATCTCCGGTGTGACGATCGAAGACATTTATCTGGGCAACGGTGCGTCTGAACTCATCGTGATGGCGATGAACGCGCTGCTCAACAACGGCGACGAAGTGCTGATCCCGGCGCCCGACTATCCGCTCTACACCGCGGCCGTGTCGCTGTCGGGCGGTGAGCCGGTGCACTACATCTGCGACGAGGCCTCCGACTGGATGCCGGATATCGCGGATATTCGCCGCAAGGTCACGCCGAACACCAAGGCGATCGTCGTCATCAACCCCAACAACCCGACCGGCGCGCTGTATCCGCGGGAGGTGCTGGAACAGATCGTCCAGGTCGCCCGCGAGCATCAGCTCATCGTGTTCGCCGACGAGATCTACGACAAGACGTTGTTCGACGACGCAGAACACGTGTCGATCGCCTCGCTTGCAGACGACGTGCTGTTCCTGACCTTCAACGGTCTCTCCAAGAACTACCGTTCCTGCGGCTATCGTGCCGGCTGGATGGTGGTCTCGGGCGACAAGCGCCATGCACGCGACTACATCGAAGGCCTGAACATGCTGGCCTCGATGCGCCTGTGCTCGAACACGCCGGGCCAGCTCGCGATCCAGACCGCGCTGGGTGGCTATCAGAGCATCAAGGATCTTGTCGCGCCGGGTGGCCGCCTCGCGCGTCAGCGCGATCTCGCGTGGGAGTTGTTGTCCTCGATCCCCGGCGTGAGTTGCGCCAAGCCCAAGGCCGCGCTGTATCTCTTCCCGCGCCTGGATCCGAAGATCTATCCGATCAAGGACGACCAGGAGTTCATCCTCCAGCTGCTGGAGGCCGAACGCGTGCTGCTGGTGCAGGGCACCGGTTTCAACTGGCCGAACCCCGACCACTTCCGGGTCGTTTTCCTGCCGCACGAGGACGACCTGCGCGAAGCCATCGGGCGCATTGCGCGCTTCCTCGAGGGTTATCGAAAGCGTCCGACGGCGTGAGGCCGGCGTTCCGGAGGCCGCGATCATGCTGACGCTCAAGGACATCACCGACGCGCAGGGGCGCGTGCTTGAGCCTGTATGGCTGGCGCGCGCCGAGGCGACGCATCGCGAACTACGCCCGGTGCTACCCGCGGACTACGCGCTGCGCATGGCAGAAGTCTTCGCCAACGGTGCCCGCATGACTGTCGCAATCCGGGACGATGCTGTTCTCGGCGTGGCGGTCTGGCGGATCATCGAAAACACCTACGAAGGTCGCCGTCTTTACGTCGACGATCTCGTCACTACGGCCCGCGCCCGCTCGGGTGGCGTGGGCAAGGCGCTCATGGCGCATCTGCAGGAGACCGCGCGTGGTCTGGGCTGCGACGTGATCGCCCTGGATTCGGGCACGCAGCGCACCGACGCGCATCGTTTTTACTTCCGGGAAGGCTTCGTCATCCCGTCCTTCAACTTCAGAAAAGCACTTTCATGAAACCGATCAATGTTGGCCTGCTGGGCATCGGCACCGTCGGCGGTGGCACCTTCACCGTCCTTTCGCGCAACCAGGAAGAGATTACCCGTCGCGCCGGTCGTCCGATTCGCATTAGCCTGGTGGCCGACAAGAACGTCGAGCGCGCGCGCGAACTCGTGGGTGATCGTGCCCGCGTGGTCGATGACGCCTTCGCGGTCGTGAGCGACCCGGAAGTCGACATCGTCGTCGAGCTGATCGGTGGCTACGGCCTCGCGAAGGCGCTGGTGCTCAAGGCGATCGAGAACGGCAAGCATGTGGTCACCGCCAACAAGGCGTTGTTGGCCCTGCACGGCAACGAGATCTTCGCCGCGGCGCAGAAGCGTGGCGTGATGGTGGCCTTCGAAGCTGCCGTTGCGGGCGGTATTCCGATCATCAAGGCGCTGCGTGAAGGCCTCACCGCCAACCGCATCGAATGGATCGCCGGCATCATCAACGGCACCACCAACTACATCCTCACCGAGATGCGCGACAAGGGCCTGTCCTTCGAGACGGCGCTCGCCGACGCACAGGCGCTGGGTTACGCTGAAGCCGACCCGACCTTCG is a genomic window of Niveibacterium sp. SC-1 containing:
- a CDS encoding pyridoxal phosphate-dependent aminotransferase; translation: MSTGKVAQVLSGDFGAGESAAIARAARPVSKSAKLANVCYDIRGPVLARAKQMEEEGNKIIKLNIGNLAVFGLEPPEEIVRDMIRNLPDAAGYTDSKGLFAPRKSIMHYTQEKQISGVTIEDIYLGNGASELIVMAMNALLNNGDEVLIPAPDYPLYTAAVSLSGGEPVHYICDEASDWMPDIADIRRKVTPNTKAIVVINPNNPTGALYPREVLEQIVQVAREHQLIVFADEIYDKTLFDDAEHVSIASLADDVLFLTFNGLSKNYRSCGYRAGWMVVSGDKRHARDYIEGLNMLASMRLCSNTPGQLAIQTALGGYQSIKDLVAPGGRLARQRDLAWELLSSIPGVSCAKPKAALYLFPRLDPKIYPIKDDQEFILQLLEAERVLLVQGTGFNWPNPDHFRVVFLPHEDDLREAIGRIARFLEGYRKRPTA
- a CDS encoding GNAT family N-acetyltransferase; this translates as MLTLKDITDAQGRVLEPVWLARAEATHRELRPVLPADYALRMAEVFANGARMTVAIRDDAVLGVAVWRIIENTYEGRRLYVDDLVTTARARSGGVGKALMAHLQETARGLGCDVIALDSGTQRTDAHRFYFREGFVIPSFNFRKALS